The genomic region GCTGTTTCATGTGGTGCACCAAAGTCATCGCCCCACTCTATATCGTTAAATCCTTCTTTGTGTAAAAACTCAATCGCGTTATCATATGTAATACGCGGGAAAGGTGCTTTTACTTTTTCGAGTTTAGATGTATCACGATTTAATAGTTTGAGTTCTAATTTACAGTTTTCAAGTACAGCATTTACGATAAAAGCAATATAGTTTTCTTGTACTTTTAAGCTTTCTTCATGTGTTGTGAATGCCATTTCAGGTTCAAGCATCCAAAACTCAATTAAATGACGGCGTGTTTTGGACTTTTCTGCGCGAAATGTTGGGCCAAATGAGAATACTTTTCCATAAGCCATTGCAGCGGCCTCCATATAAAGCTGACCACTTTGAGATAAAAATGCATCTTCATCAAAATATTTAGTATGGAATAATTCGCTTGTACCTTCAGGAGCACTTGCCGTTAAGATAGGCGGGTCAATTTTAGTAAACCCATTGTGATTAAAGAACTCGTATGTAGCTCTAATGATTTCATTACGAATTTTCATAACAGCATGTTGCTTTTTTGAACGCAACCACAGATGTCTATGATCCATTAAAAATTCTGTGCCATGTTCTTTTGGAGTAATAGGATAGTCATGCGCATTTTGGATAACTTCAATATTTTTAACTTGCATTTCATATCCTAAATCAGAGCGATTGTCTTCTGTGATCTCCCCTGTTATATAAAGTGACGACTCTTGTGTAATGGACTTAGCAAGTTTGAAGATTTCTTCATCAACTTCAGACTTAACAACAACACCTTGCATAAATCCAGTACCGTCTCTCAATTGAAGGAAAGCGATTTTACCGCTTGAACGTTTATTTGCCAACCAAGCACCTATAGTGACTTCTTGGCCAATGTAATCTTTTGCATTTTTAATCGTAGTTTTCATAACCAGTCTCCTATTTAAATTAATACTTACTATATTTTAACAAAACTTATACTAGACTTCTACATGTTGAAGTCTAGTGATGACTCTTTTTAAGGTGATTTAAAATCTCCTCAAATTGATTTGCACTTCCTTCATGTGTGTGATATTGAGAAAGTGTATCTAAAAAGAAATGTGTATATGAACTGTGTAACAATCGACTATCAAATGAAACGATGATCCCTTTATCATTTTCATTCCTAAGTAGTCGTCCCAGTCCTTGTCTGAAGCGGATTACTGCTTCAGGAAGTATATAATCTTTAAATATATTATTAAATTCATCTTTTAATAACATAGGTTTATCTGCATATTGGCTCATAAATGGTAACTTAGCGATCATTACGCATTTGACTTCTGCTGATTGGTAATCAAATCCTTCAAAGAAAGATGTCGTACCAAGTAGGATTGCTTTATCAAAATGATTAAACTGCTGTACTATTTTATAATTTTGATTAGGTTGTTGAGATAAAATGACATAATCTTCAAATTCAGCCATTTGATTTAAATAATCCATTACAGTATACAACATTTGGTAACTGGTAAATAATATCAAACATTTTCCTTTTATAGTATTCACATAACGTGAAATATATTCAATCATCGTTTCAATATATTGATCGTGGTTTTGATAATTGTACTTTTCGATATCATTGGGTACGAATATATGACCATTTGATTTTAATCTATGAGTTGGCTTGATTTGATAAGTGTTAAATTTATTTTTATAATCAAACCACTTTTCGAAAGTGCTAAATGAATGATTAAATGTGAGTGTACCTGAAATAAAAGTAATTGAATCAAATTTTTCTAAAAGTTTTTTGGTTAGTACATCTTTGACTAATGTATTTTTGGTGTGGATTCTGATGGTAGACTTTTGATTGATGTTTTTAAGTGAAATATAAAAAGTATGCCCTTTTTCGATATTCTTTTCAAGCTCTCGTAATTGGTCTCTAATATAAAGTAAATGCTTACGTACGGCTTTAATTACCTTGTGTTTCATCCCTTTAAAGTTTTCTATAGTTTGGTTTACCTTCGTAATATACTGATGTAAGATAGGTGTGATTTGACGTGCATCTAAATCGTATGCAAAGTGTAATTTCGATGTTTCATCGTCGTATATTGGGTTATCTTGTACTAAACTAAATAATACATTGAAAAAATGTTCATTTGTTTCGTGTATATCATTGAGGTCAGATTTAAACGTAAAGACATCAATGGGTGGTATATTCAATTGTTGGAGTATACGTTGTTGTTCAAGCATATCAATTTGTTTAAGTAGCTTTTCATGTTCAGTTTTCCCGATTAAACCAAGCTGATATTTTATATCACTATAACTCAACTCTGAAATTGAGCAATTTAGTGCGTAATCTGGTAAGCGATGTGCCTCATCAATAATACAATGACGGAATAATTGATATATCGAATTTTCAGATGAAGAATGTAATAAATGTGCATGATTTGTTACGCCGATTTGGATTTTTGCTGCATTATTCTTTATATAATTATAGTAATGACCGTCTTTCAATGTTGCAGTATATGTTTCGTTTTTTTGAGCCATATACATTTGTTGGCTCCCTCGCAAGTTAAGCTCTTGGATATCGCCTGTATCGGTAGATAATATCCAAATCAGTAATTGCATTTTTAAAAGATTGACTTCATAATTTGATGTTTCTTCTTTTAAAATATCACTGATTAGTCCTAATGAAATATAGTCTTGTTTACTTTTAATTAATTTGGCATTAATTTGAGACTTTAGTGCTCGATTAACGATAGGTATATCGTGTTCTAACAATTGGTTTTGTAGCAATTTAGTATTAGTCGAAATCATCACATGTTCTCCTGTTTCGATATAATACATTATGGCTGCTACAATATACGCTAATGATTTACCACTACCTGTCTCAGCTTCAACTAATGTTTTTTCGTTATTCATTAATTGGTTGAAAATGATTTCAGAAAGATAAAGTTGAGATTCCCGATACTGATATTTCGTTTTATTGATAATCATTAAATATAAATCTTTTAAATTCCCACTAAAATCTATAGGTTTAACTTCTAGTGGAGATTGAGGTTTAAAATAAATATGATCAAAATGTTTGAGTCCTTGAATCTGATTTGTACTATCGTGATATCTCACCATTTCAAATAGATAATCATTTAAATTATATTTCAAATGTTTACTTAAGTAATATAATTGCTTTTTGGTATTTATCGGCAATGTTTTAAAAAAGTCAAAAGCTTTAATTAATAATAATGCTGTCGTATGTGCATCTTCATCAGCACGGTGAGCCTGTGTTAATGGAATATTTAAAGATATAGCCAATTCACTTAGTTGATAGCTCTTTTCAGTTGGGAATGCAATTTGAAATATTTCTAAAGTGTCTAGAACTTTTTTAGGGTGGAAGTTAATATTATGTTTTTTTAGAGCTTTTTTTAAAAAAACAAGATCAAAATTAACATTATGGGCAACAAACACACAATCTTTAATCTGGTTATAGATATCTTTTGCAACTTCACTAAAATACGGCGCTTCACTTAACATATCAGATTCTATTGAAGTAAGTGCTTGAATAAATGTGGGAATCTCTAAATGAGTTTTAATCATTGAATGATATGTATCCACTACTTTATTATTTTCAACAAACGTGATGCCAATTTGAATAATTTCATCATAACCGAGATGATTCCCAGTTGTTTCTAAATCTACAACAGCAAAGCGTGTATGATGATACATAAAGTCCCTCCTTTCTATACTATTTTAAAATTCAATGTCAGCACTCATTAATCGCTGCACTGTACCGTGTTCATCTTCTACATGTAAAAAGCCTTGATCATCTATTTCGATAACATATCCCCAAAATTGTCTTGCACCCTCGGTAAAGCGAAGGCGTCGGTTCCATATATTTGATGATTCGATATAATCTTTCTTTATTGCAGTAAACGGTTGCGTCAAAAATTGATTGTAGCGTTGTTCAATATTTTTAAGTAACTGATCTAAGAATTGATAGCGATTTACCTTTTCATTTTGATGATGTAATTTAACGCTAGTTGCGGTATCATGTATGGACGAATCAAAATCTTCTAAATCGTGATTAATGTTAATACCAATACCACAAATGACAGCCTCTACACCAT from Staphylococcus felis harbors:
- a CDS encoding helicase C-terminal domain-containing protein, which encodes MYHHTRFAVVDLETTGNHLGYDEIIQIGITFVENNKVVDTYHSMIKTHLEIPTFIQALTSIESDMLSEAPYFSEVAKDIYNQIKDCVFVAHNVNFDLVFLKKALKKHNINFHPKKVLDTLEIFQIAFPTEKSYQLSELAISLNIPLTQAHRADEDAHTTALLLIKAFDFFKTLPINTKKQLYYLSKHLKYNLNDYLFEMVRYHDSTNQIQGLKHFDHIYFKPQSPLEVKPIDFSGNLKDLYLMIINKTKYQYRESQLYLSEIIFNQLMNNEKTLVEAETGSGKSLAYIVAAIMYYIETGEHVMISTNTKLLQNQLLEHDIPIVNRALKSQINAKLIKSKQDYISLGLISDILKEETSNYEVNLLKMQLLIWILSTDTGDIQELNLRGSQQMYMAQKNETYTATLKDGHYYNYIKNNAAKIQIGVTNHAHLLHSSSENSIYQLFRHCIIDEAHRLPDYALNCSISELSYSDIKYQLGLIGKTEHEKLLKQIDMLEQQRILQQLNIPPIDVFTFKSDLNDIHETNEHFFNVLFSLVQDNPIYDDETSKLHFAYDLDARQITPILHQYITKVNQTIENFKGMKHKVIKAVRKHLLYIRDQLRELEKNIEKGHTFYISLKNINQKSTIRIHTKNTLVKDVLTKKLLEKFDSITFISGTLTFNHSFSTFEKWFDYKNKFNTYQIKPTHRLKSNGHIFVPNDIEKYNYQNHDQYIETMIEYISRYVNTIKGKCLILFTSYQMLYTVMDYLNQMAEFEDYVILSQQPNQNYKIVQQFNHFDKAILLGTTSFFEGFDYQSAEVKCVMIAKLPFMSQYADKPMLLKDEFNNIFKDYILPEAVIRFRQGLGRLLRNENDKGIIVSFDSRLLHSSYTHFFLDTLSQYHTHEGSANQFEEILNHLKKSHH
- the asnS gene encoding asparagine--tRNA ligase; amino-acid sequence: MKTTIKNAKDYIGQEVTIGAWLANKRSSGKIAFLQLRDGTGFMQGVVVKSEVDEEIFKLAKSITQESSLYITGEITEDNRSDLGYEMQVKNIEVIQNAHDYPITPKEHGTEFLMDHRHLWLRSKKQHAVMKIRNEIIRATYEFFNHNGFTKIDPPILTASAPEGTSELFHTKYFDEDAFLSQSGQLYMEAAAMAYGKVFSFGPTFRAEKSKTRRHLIEFWMLEPEMAFTTHEESLKVQENYIAFIVNAVLENCKLELKLLNRDTSKLEKVKAPFPRITYDNAIEFLHKEGFNDIEWGDDFGAPHETAIANHYDLPVFIVNYPTKIKPFYMQPNPDNEDTVLCADLIAPEGYGEIIGGSERINDLSLLEARIEAHQLDIESYQYYLDLRKYGSVPHSGFGLGLERTIAWIAGVEHVRETSPFPRLLNRLYP